In Parus major isolate Abel chromosome 8, Parus_major1.1, whole genome shotgun sequence, a single window of DNA contains:
- the F3 gene encoding tissue factor, translated as MPRCACSTRRCPSASAALRSPRPRWAAPGRARSPASALPCSIYAAGGRPPQLALRARMMLLSAPRQALLLSALLWRLAAADDEKPPTAVNITWSSINFKTILQWQPKPSGYFYTVEIHGRTSDVKRKCILTSETECDVTDVLENVKETYTAHILSVNPAVIDNFEEPPFAVSEKFTPYSQTVIGKPEIKDYSQKGSKLNVVIEAPLTPYTFPNRSFRSIQDIFQHDLEYKLYYWKDQSSGKKDVTTKSHNFEVNIDSGKNYCFYVQGIIPSRRENRNGQESMVLCTSGGKNILDEYGTEVFIILAVIAVAVITLAIVLPVVLCKRKKAKKARAMREKELLNGA; from the exons ATGCCCCGCTGTGCTTGCTCAACCCGGCGGTGCCCGAGCGCTTCCGCCGCGCTCCGGTCCCCTCGCCCCCGCTGGGCGGCCCCGGGGCGAGCCCGCAGTCCcgcctctgccctgccctgctccataTATGCCGCCGGCGGCCGCCCTCCGCAGCTCGCTCTCCGCGCCAGGATGATGCTGCTCAGCGCCCCGCGCCAGGCGCTGCTGCTCAGCGCGCTGCTCTGGCGCCTGGCCGCCGCCG atGATGAAAAACCACCAACAGCAGTCAATATAACTTGGTCTTCAATCAATTTTAAAACTATACTACAGTGGCAACCAAAACCATCAGGCTACTTCTATACTGTAGAAATACACGG ACGGACATCTGACGTAAAGAGAAAATGCATACTGACATCAGAAACAGAGTGTGATGTTACTGATGTGCTCGAGAATGTAAAGGAGACCTATACAGCACACATACTGTCTGTAAATCCTGCAGTGATAGACAACTTTGAAGAACCACCTTTTGCAGTCTCTGAAAAATTTACACCTTATAGTCAGA CTGTTATTGGAAAACCAGAGATAAAGGATTATTCACAAAAAGGTTCCAAACTGAATGTCGTGATCGAAGCTCCACTTACACCATATACATTTCCTAATCGAAGCTTTCGAAGTATTCAAGATATTTTCCAGCATGACCTGGAATACAAACTCTATTACTGGAAAGATCAAAGTTCTGGAAAG aaagATGTAACTACAAAAAGCCATAATTTTGAAGTAAACATTGACAGTGGAAAGAACTATTGCTTCTATGTCCAGGGAATCATTCCCTCCCGCAGAGAAAACCGTAATGGCCAAGAAAGCATGGTGCTCTGTACCAGTGGAGGAAAGAATATCTTAGATG aatATGGAACAGAAGTCTTTATCATCCTAGCAGTGATAGCAGTTGCAGTCATCACTCTTGCCATTGTCCTTCCAGTGGTTCTGTGTAAACgcaagaaagcaaagaaagcaagagCTATGAGAGAAAAGGAGCTGCTTAATGGTGCCTAA